TGTATTCCCAGTGTATGTTTCTTTTTTATATTTTGAAGTGCGAATTTTTTCATCAAATGCGGCATCAAATTGTATTTCACCAATTGCTTTATAAAAACATTGTTCATTAAATTTAGTCACTGCCTCTGAAACAATTTTTGATTCATAACTTACAGTAGAACCGCCTGTTGAAAATGACAAAAACGCTACTCTTGGTTCTATATTTAGGTTAATAGCGAAATCTACTGCATTTAAAGCTATTTCAACTAATTGATCAGCTGTTGGTTTTATATTTACCGAGATATCAGAAAAAATGTATTTAAAATCGTCTTTATAAACAACCATCACAGATGAAATAGTTTTAATACCTTTTCTTGGTCCGATCACTTTAAATGCAGCCCTTAAAATATCTGCTGTTGTGTAATCTAAACCGCCAACAACACCATCAACCTCATTATTTTTTAGCATCATCATTGCATAAAATGGCGCTTGATTAAGATTTTTTTTCGCTACTTCTAAGGTATCTTTACCTTTTCTTAGTTCAAAATATTGTATGGCATATGTTTCTTGTTTTTCTAATGAAATTACTTCTTGTTGAATTTCATCTGAGAGTGAATCATTCTTTTCTTTCACAAGTAAAATAACATTCACTAAACCATTTTTTACTAATAATTTAGCCGCTTCAATAGAACGCTCATCTTCTCCATCGATTAATAAAATTGTTTTTTTTGACTTACAATCTCTGTTAAGACTTTGAACTTTAGCTTCTATTTCTTTTTTAAAATTCATTAATCTCCTTTTACTTTGACCTATTAAAATTATACTAAATTCTAATTAATTTGTCTATGTTTTAGTCTTAGTTTTGTCTCTTTTATGTAAAATATGAAAATATTTACATTATTTTTAAAATAAGCTAATATGATTAAAAATTAACATAAAAAGTCATCTAAAACTTGTTGTCGTAGTCCAAATTTTAAAATGTTAAAAAAATAACTTTTCTTAACTTAACTCACAAAAAATATAAATTATTTTTTAGTTTTAAATAAAAAACTACAATATATTGCATTAAAAACCAAATAAAAATTTCTTTTCAAAATCTAATTAAGTGGTAAAATAATTAAGCAAGCCCGAGTGGTGAAATTGGCAGACACGCTAGACTAAGGATCTAGTGGAGCAATCCGTGCAGGTTCAAATCCTGTCTTGGGCACCAAAAAATAATTTCATATAAAATTTTTTATATGAAATAAATCTTATATAATATTAAAATATTATCACAAATATGGCGGTCGTGGTGAAGTGGCTAACACAGCGGGTTGTGGTCCCGTCATTCGCGGGTTCGAATCCCGTCGACCGCCCCATTTTTTTTTTTTTTTTTTTTTTTTTTTTTTTTTTTTTTTTTTCGGGCGGTAAATAACGATAAGAAATTTAAAAACTTAGTTAAAAATAGCAATCATTATTTGACTGCTATTTTTAATTATTTCAACTCTTAAATTAATATTAATTATAATTATTTAATCACTTTTTCTTCTGCTGCTTTTTTAACTTCATCAAATGAGGCGCCAACGTTAGCTAATACATAAGCTGAAAATGTATTTTCAACAAATGCTCCTTTTGCAACATAAACTAATTTATCTTCAACCATAGTCGAAATTGATTCGGCGGCTAATGTAGCTGAACCTAAATCAGAAAAGATAAAAATTTCATTTATTTCTGGATTTTCTTCAATAGCTTGAAGAATTTGCATTGGTTCAGTACCGATTTCAGTACCATTATTAATTCCACCTAATGCAACTAATTTGACATTTTCTTCATTAATAGGAAGCATCTTTGTTAAATATACTTTTGTAGTATTAGCAAGATCGTAAAAATGACTAATTAAGATAAATAACTTTTTATTCATTATAATTCCTTTAAAAAGTTTTTAAGAATAATTCCAGTTGAAAATGATCCTGGGTCAATTGTTCCAATTGATCTTTCTTTAAGATATGATGCTCTTCCTTTTGTTGCCATCATATCTTTTGTTTGAACAACTAAATATTGTAAATATTCTAATAGTTCATTTTTTGCTTCTAAATTTATCTCATTAAATTCACTCAATTTTGTACAAAATGGATTTCACACATCATACATTGTTTTTTCATTTAATTGAACCTTACCAAGAATTTGTAAGTTTTTAGCAAAGTTTGCAACAAATTCTTTAAAATTTTGAAAATCAATATATTCAGAATTTTTAAATGCTGCTGCTGCTTTCATAAAACTCATTCCATATAATGGGCCTGATGCACCACCAACCTTAGCCATTAATGTACGACCAATTTGCATAAAGTAATTATCAAGACTTAAGTTTGTTGAATCAATTTCTAATACGGCTTTAAATCCTCTAACAATATTATATCCATGATCACCATCACCGATTTTTTGATCTAAATCAGAAATGAAATCTTCATTTTTAGCTAACTCATCAGCAATAGTTTTAACAATATCATTAGCGTGTTTAAGATCTATTTTCAAGCTTTTACCTCATTTTTTTCCATTAATAATTCTTTTAATTGAGAATCTAATTTTAATAATGAAATTGATATTCCTTGCATTTCTAATGAAGTCATGAAATTACCGACATTTGATGTGTATACTTTTATTCCTTTTTCTGCTAAATAATTATGTGCATCATTTGCGACAATGAATAATTCCATTTCAGGTGTTCCACCTAATCCATTAATCATTAATGCAACTTCTGAATTAGAATAGTCATAATCTTTTAAAATTATATCAATCATTTCTTGTACAATTTCTTTTGAACTCTTAATATTTTCTCTTTTAATACCTGGTTCTCCGTGAATTCCTAAACCGAATTCAATTTCTTTTTCAGCAAGTTCAAATGATTTTTTACCTGTTGTAGGAATATAAATTGAATTAAGTGAGATACCAAAAGATCTTACATTATCAATAACTTTTTGAGCCACTGCTTTTACTTCACTTAAAGATCCACCTTTTTGGGCTAATGCACCGGCAATTTTGTGCACATAAACTGTACCAGCAATTCCTCTACGTCCAATAGTTCAAGTAGAATTTTCAACAGCAACATCGTCATTAACTAAAACTGTTTCAACTTCCTTACCTTCTGCTTGAGCTAATTGCTGAGCAATTTCAAAGTTTAATTTATCACCAGTATAATTTTTAATAATTAATAGTGTACCAGCTTTTGAATCTAAAGCATTTATGGCTGCTTCAACTTGATCTGGTGTTGGTGATGTGAATACCTCTCCAGCTACAGCACCTGAAAGCATACCATTACCAACATATCCCATATGTGCAGGTTCATGTCCAGAACCTCCACCTGAAATTAAAGCAACTTTTGATCTATCAAAATGTTTGTTAATAACTACATTATAACCTGGAACTCTTTCAACATTTGGATTAGTTTTCACTATTCCTTGAATCATTTCTTCCACGATATTTTCTGTTTTATTTAATAGCTTTTTCATAATTCCTCGATATAAAATTATTTAATATTAATAAATTTGTGCATAATGCACAAATTTATGATTTAAAATTTAAATTCAAGCAAAGAAACCGATGATTGCCCCACCAACCATTGGAGCAATAACAGGAATTCATCCATATCCAAAATTTGCTCCAATATGTTCTTTTTCTCTACTTCTTAAGAATGTTTTTTCCATAAATCAATATAACATTCTAGGACCTAAGTCACGAGCGGGGTTAATTGCATAACCAGTAGATGCACCAATTGAAAGTCCAATTGACATAACTATCATAGTTACAATAATTCCTGTAATATTTTGAAAATTTGTTTTGCCGACCGCTAAAATCACTCCAACAAGTACTAATGTTCCAACTAATTCATATGAAAAGTTAAAGATTGTACCACCTTCTTTGTTTGAAAATGCAGGTCCTGTGCAGTGTGAACCACGTACACTTGCTAAATCTGTTTCTTGAATGTGTTTTCAATTAATGAAATCTAATATTATTTGCGCTAAAATTGCACCAATGAATTGCATTACAATAAATCCTAATCACTCAGGATGAGCAAATTTATCACTTACTAATGCAAAAATTGTTACTGCTGGATTTAAATGAGCAGGGCCACCCATAGCTACACCAACAACAACTCCTGCTAAAACTGCGAATCCTCACCCTAATGCAATAACAA
This DNA window, taken from Mycoplasmopsis cynos, encodes the following:
- the dhaL gene encoding dihydroxyacetone kinase subunit DhaL; translation: MKIDLKHANDIVKTIADELAKNEDFISDLDQKIGDGDHGYNIVRGFKAVLEIDSTNLSLDNYFMQIGRTLMAKVGGASGPLYGMSFMKAAAAFKNSEYIDFQNFKEFVANFAKNLQILGKVQLNEKTMYDVWNPFCTKLSEFNEINLEAKNELLEYLQYLVVQTKDMMATKGRASYLKERSIGTIDPGSFSTGIILKNFLKEL
- a CDS encoding phosphotransacetylase gives rise to the protein MNFKKEIEAKVQSLNRDCKSKKTILLIDGEDERSIEAAKLLVKNGLVNVILLVKEKNDSLSDEIQQEVISLEKQETYAIQYFELRKGKDTLEVAKKNLNQAPFYAMMMLKNNEVDGVVGGLDYTTADILRAAFKVIGPRKGIKTISSVMVVYKDDFKYIFSDISVNIKPTADQLVEIALNAVDFAINLNIEPRVAFLSFSTGGSTVSYESKIVSEAVTKFNEQCFYKAIGEIQFDAAFDEKIRTSKYKKETYTGNTTIYIFPNLDAGNIGYKIAQRLGGFGAVGPIVTGVAAPVNDLSRGSTVDDVYDTVLITALQAKS
- a CDS encoding MIP/aquaporin family protein; this translates as MVASLGLVYASELVGTLFLVLLGNGVVFSVSHKRMFANQPGKWVVIALGWGFAVLAGVVVGVAMGGPAHLNPAVTIFALVSDKFAHPEWLGFIVMQFIGAILAQIILDFINWKHIQETDLASVRGSHCTGPAFSNKEGGTIFNFSYELVGTLVLVGVILAVGKTNFQNITGIIVTMIVMSIGLSIGASTGYAINPARDLGPRMLYWFMEKTFLRSREKEHIGANFGYGWIPVIAPMVGGAIIGFFAWI
- the dhaK gene encoding dihydroxyacetone kinase subunit DhaK produces the protein MKKLLNKTENIVEEMIQGIVKTNPNVERVPGYNVVINKHFDRSKVALISGGGSGHEPAHMGYVGNGMLSGAVAGEVFTSPTPDQVEAAINALDSKAGTLLIIKNYTGDKLNFEIAQQLAQAEGKEVETVLVNDDVAVENSTWTIGRRGIAGTVYVHKIAGALAQKGGSLSEVKAVAQKVIDNVRSFGISLNSIYIPTTGKKSFELAEKEIEFGLGIHGEPGIKRENIKSSKEIVQEMIDIILKDYDYSNSEVALMINGLGGTPEMELFIVANDAHNYLAEKGIKVYTSNVGNFMTSLEMQGISISLLKLDSQLKELLMEKNEVKAWK
- a CDS encoding PTS-dependent dihydroxyacetone kinase phosphotransferase subunit DhaM, whose protein sequence is MNKKLFILISHFYDLANTTKVYLTKMLPINEENVKLVALGGINNGTEIGTEPMQILQAIEENPEINEIFIFSDLGSATLAAESISTMVEDKLVYVAKGAFVENTFSAYVLANVGASFDEVKKAAEEKVIK